The Phocoena phocoena chromosome 4, mPhoPho1.1, whole genome shotgun sequence genome contains a region encoding:
- the SEC62 gene encoding translocation protein SEC62 — MAERRRHKKRIQEVGEPSKEEKAVAKFLRFNCPTKSTNMMGHRVDYFIASKAVDCLLDSKWAKAKKGEEALFTTRESVVDYCNRLLKKQFFHRALKVMKMKYEKDIKKEREKGKAESGKEEDKKSKKENLKDEKTKKEKEKKKDGEKEESKKEETPGTPKKKETKKKFKLEPHDDQVFLDGNEVFVWIYDPVHFKTFVMGLILVIAVIAATLFPLWPAEMRVGVYYLSVGAGCFVASILLLAVARCILFLIIWLITGGRHHFWFLPNLTADVGFIDSFRPLYTHEYKGPKADLKKDEKSETKKQQKSDSEEKSDSEKKEDEEGKVGPGNHGTEGSGGERHSDTDSDRREDDRSQHSSGNGNDFEMITKEELEQQTDGDCEEEEEEDNDGETTKSSHEKS; from the exons GAAGTTGGTGAACCATCTAAAGAAGAGAAGGCTGTAGCCAAGTTTCTTCGATTTAACTGTCCAACAAAGTCCACCAATATGATGGGTCACCGGGTTGATTATTTTATTG CTTCAAAAGCAGTGGATTGCCTTTTGGATTCAAAGTGGGCGAAGGccaagaaaggagaggaagctTTATTTACAACGAGGGAGTCTGTGGTTGACTACTGCAACag GCTTTTAAAGAAACAGTTTTTTCATCGGGCActaaaagtaatgaaaatgaagtatgagaaagacataaaaaaagaaagagagaaaggaaaagctgaaagtggaaaagaagaagataaaaagagcaagaaagaaaatctaaaggatgaaaagacaaaaaaggagaaagaaaaaaagaaagatggtgaAAAGGAAGAATCCAAAAAG GAGGAAACTCCTGGAACTcccaaaaagaaggaaactaagaaaaaattCAAGCTTGAGCCACATGATGATCAAGTTTTTCTGGATGGAAATGAG gtatttgtgTGGATCTATGACCCAGTTCACTTTAAAACATTTGTCATGGGATTAATCCTTG TGATTGCAGTGATAGCAGCCACCCTCTTCCCTCTTTGGCCAGCAGAAATGAGAGTAGGTGTTTATTACCTCAGTGTGGGTGCAGGCTGTTTTGTAGCCAGCATTCTTCTCCTTGCTGTTG CTCGTTGCATTCTATTTCTCATCATTTGGCTCATAACTGGAGGAAGGCACCATTTTTGGTTCTTGCCAAATCTGACTGCTGACGTGGGCTTCATTGACTCCTTCAGGCCTCTGTACACACATGAATATAAAGGACCAAAAGCAGACTTAAAGAAAGATGAGAAGTCTGAAACCAAAAAGCAGCAGAAGTCCGACAGTGAGGAAAAGTCAGACagtgagaaaaaggaagatgagGAAGGAAAAGTAGGACCAGGAAATCATGGAACAGAAGGCTCAGGTGGAGAACGGCATTCAGACACAGACAGTGACAGGCGAGAAGATGACCGATCCCAACACAGTAGTGGAAATGGGAATGATTTTGAAATGATCACAAAAGAGGAACTGGAACAGCAAACAGATGGGGATtgtgaagaggaggaagaagaagacaaTGATGGAGAAACAACTAAATCTTCACATGAAAAATCATAA